The Lonsdalea populi genome window below encodes:
- the pykF gene encoding pyruvate kinase PykF, with product MKKTKIVCTIGPKTESEEMLAKLLNAGMNVMRLNFSHGDYAEHGQRITNLRTIMQHTGQKAAILLDTKGPEIRTMKLENGTDVSLSAGQTFTFTTDQSVIGNKDRVAVTYAGFPEDLSVGNTVLVDDGLIGMEVTAINGNEVVCNVLNNGDLGENKGVNLPGVSIQLPALAEKDKRDLIFGCEQGVDFVAASFIRKRSDVEDIRAHLKQHGGEHIQIISKIENQEGLNNFDEILEASDGIMVARGDLGVEIPVEEVIFAQKMMIEKCNQARKVVITATQMLDSMIKNPRPTRAEAGDVANAIIDGTDAVMLSGESAKGKYPLEAVGIMATICERTDKVMKPRLERAANTGRLRITEAVCRGAVETAEKLEAPLIVVATSGGKSAKSIRKYFPDARILALTTNEVTARQLILTKGVETLVVKEIASTDDFYRIGKEAALESGFAKAGDVVVMVSGALVPSGTTNTASVHRL from the coding sequence ATGAAAAAGACCAAAATCGTTTGTACTATCGGCCCTAAAACTGAGTCTGAGGAAATGCTGGCCAAGCTGTTAAACGCAGGCATGAACGTCATGCGTCTGAACTTTTCTCATGGCGACTACGCCGAACACGGTCAACGTATCACGAACCTGCGCACTATCATGCAGCATACCGGACAGAAAGCCGCCATCCTGCTGGACACCAAAGGCCCTGAAATCCGTACCATGAAGCTGGAAAACGGCACCGATGTTTCCCTGTCTGCCGGTCAGACTTTCACCTTCACTACCGATCAGAGCGTTATCGGCAATAAAGATCGCGTAGCGGTCACCTATGCAGGATTCCCGGAAGACCTGAGCGTCGGCAACACCGTTCTGGTAGATGACGGTCTGATCGGTATGGAAGTGACTGCCATCAATGGTAACGAAGTGGTTTGTAACGTGCTGAACAACGGCGACCTGGGTGAAAACAAAGGCGTTAACCTGCCGGGCGTTTCCATCCAGTTGCCGGCTCTGGCAGAAAAAGACAAGCGCGACCTGATCTTCGGTTGCGAACAGGGTGTGGATTTCGTTGCCGCCTCCTTTATCCGTAAACGTTCCGACGTTGAAGACATCCGCGCGCACCTGAAACAGCACGGTGGCGAACACATTCAGATCATCTCTAAAATCGAAAACCAGGAAGGTTTGAACAACTTCGACGAAATCCTGGAAGCCTCCGACGGCATCATGGTTGCTCGTGGCGACCTGGGTGTGGAAATCCCGGTTGAAGAAGTTATCTTCGCTCAGAAAATGATGATTGAAAAATGCAACCAGGCACGTAAAGTCGTCATCACCGCGACTCAGATGCTGGATTCCATGATCAAAAATCCGCGCCCGACCCGTGCGGAAGCTGGTGACGTTGCCAATGCCATCATTGACGGCACCGACGCCGTTATGCTGTCTGGCGAAAGCGCCAAGGGCAAATACCCGCTGGAAGCCGTCGGCATCATGGCCACCATCTGTGAACGTACTGACAAAGTCATGAAACCACGTCTGGAACGCGCCGCCAACACGGGTCGCCTGCGCATTACAGAAGCTGTCTGCCGTGGCGCGGTTGAAACTGCAGAGAAACTGGAAGCGCCGCTGATCGTCGTAGCGACCAGCGGTGGTAAATCCGCCAAGTCCATTCGTAAATATTTCCCTGATGCTCGCATTCTGGCGCTGACGACCAATGAAGTCACCGCACGTCAGCTAATTCTGACCAAAGGCGTAGAAACGCTGGTGGTGAAAGAAATCGCCTCTACCGACGACTTTTACCGCATTGGTAAAGAAGCCGCGCTGGAAAGCGGCTTTGCCAAAGCTGGCGACGTTGTGGTTATGGTTTCCGGCGCGCTGGTACCGAGCGGCACCACCAACACTGCTTCCGTACATCGCCTGTAA
- the licT gene encoding BglG family transcription antiterminator LicT: protein MKIAKILNNNVVTVWDEHNNEQVVMGRGLGFKKQIGDRLDDALIEKVFELRSNELTSRLSEILQGIPLEVFTTADKIIALAREQLPGKLQNSIYISLTDHCHFAIERHRQGIDIRNVLLWEIKRLYQKEFSVGLEALEIIHRRFDVRLPEDEAGYIALHLVNAQLNSHMPEVIHITKVMQKILNIVKYHLDVDYNEQALSYHRFVTHLKFFAQRLVGHDPVSNEDESLHDVVKEKYAQSYSCAKKIQTYIHRQYDYVLTKEELMFLTIHIERVRADIA from the coding sequence ATGAAAATAGCCAAAATACTCAACAATAATGTCGTGACCGTTTGGGATGAACACAATAACGAACAGGTTGTGATGGGGCGAGGGCTAGGTTTCAAAAAACAGATTGGCGATCGCCTTGATGATGCGCTGATTGAAAAAGTGTTTGAACTGCGCAGCAATGAGCTTACGTCGCGCCTGAGCGAGATTTTACAGGGGATACCGCTTGAGGTGTTCACCACCGCAGACAAGATCATCGCATTAGCGCGGGAACAGCTACCGGGGAAGTTGCAAAACAGCATCTATATATCGTTGACCGATCACTGTCATTTCGCCATTGAGCGCCATCGGCAGGGCATCGATATTCGCAACGTGCTGCTCTGGGAAATCAAACGGCTCTATCAGAAGGAGTTTTCGGTAGGGCTGGAAGCGCTGGAGATCATTCACCGCCGGTTTGACGTGCGTCTGCCGGAGGACGAAGCGGGGTATATCGCGCTGCATCTGGTCAACGCGCAGCTCAACAGCCATATGCCGGAGGTAATTCACATCACCAAGGTCATGCAGAAGATACTGAATATCGTCAAATACCATCTGGATGTGGACTACAACGAGCAGGCGCTTAGCTATCACCGGTTTGTCACGCATCTCAAATTCTTTGCGCAACGACTCGTCGGACATGACCCGGTCTCCAATGAGGACGAATCCCTGCATGACGTGGTGAAGGAGAAGTATGCCCAGTCGTATTCCTGCGCGAAGAAGATCCAGACGTATATTCATCGGCAATACGATTATGTTTTGACGAAGGAGGAGCTGATGTTCTTGACCATTCATATCGAAAGAGTGCGTGCGGATATCGCCTGA